The sequence GCTACCTCGCCGTGCTCGAGTCCGGCGCGCAGGTTGGACGCGCCGGCGCCTCCGGGCGGATCGCGGCGGCGACGGTGCAGTGGGGGCTCACCCGCCGGCAGGCCGAGGTGCTGGCGCACGTCGCGCGTGGCCTCGCCACCGAGGAGGTCGCGGCGTCCATCGGGATCGCGGGGCGCACGGTCGAGCACCACCTCACGGCGGTGTTCGACAAGGCCGGCGTCGTCGGGCGGGCGGCCCTGGTCGCCGCGTTGCTCGAGATCGCGCCGCGCTGACGGTAACGGGGCCATTGCCCGGCTCACCTCCGCGGGTGTCGAGCCGCGATGATAGGTCTGATGTTACGTCGCGTCACTCCGCTTCGCGGCGAGGGTCGCGGGGGCCGTCGGGCTTCCTGTGCACCTCGGTCAGGCCCGCGCGCCCCGGGCGGTCGGAGCCCGAGGTCTGCGAGCGCGGCGCAGGTCGAAGCGACTCGACGAGCGCCTCGCGCAGCAGTCCCTCAGGGGTTGGCTCCTCGCGCGGATCGGGCCGCCTCGACGCCGAGGCGGCGGGCGGGACCGACCTGCGCCCCGGCGTCGACCCGCTTGCGCCGTTCTCCGTGTTTGCGGCGGTCGCGGCGCTCGCGCCGTCCGCGGGGGGCGGGAGCGTGGGCGCCGTCGAGGCGGCCGCGTTGTCGAGCAACCGCGCGGCGACGCCCGCGCTGCTTCGGTCGCTCTGCGCGGCGAACGGCGCGAGCGCGGCGGCGAGCACCGCGATGTCCGAGAAGCGGTCGGCCGGCGTCGAGCGCAGACAGCGCAACACCACGTCGTCCAGGCCGTGGGGAACCTCCGGGCGAACCTCTCGCAACCGCCGAGGGGCCCCCATGAGCACCGCGGAGAGCATGTGCGCGGTCGACGCGCCGTCGAACGGTCGCGCGCCCGCGAGCAGCTCGTAGAGCGCGGCGCCGAGCCCCCACTGGTCGGTCCTCGCGTCCACGTGCATGGGCGAGATGAGCTGCTCGGGAGAGCGGTAGGCACCGGACCGCGCCGCGCTGCACGAGAGACCATCGGCGCTCGCCGCGCCGAAGCCGAGCACTTTCACTCGCGGGCGCTTCCCCGGCCGCTCGGCAAGGAAGAGGCGGCGGAGCCGCAGGCTGCCGTGCACCACACGCGCCCCGTGCGCCTCGGCCAGCGCCTCGCAGGTCTCGAGCGCGTAGCGCAGCGCCTCCTCGACGGGGAGCGGCCCACGCGCCTGCGCTACGGTGGCGAGATCGTGCCCCGTCAGGTATTCGAAGACGAGGAGAGGGCGCCCGTCGTCGAGCTGCTCGACGTCGAGCAGCTGCACGGTGTGGTCGCCCCTCAACCGCGCGGCGGTGCGCGCCTCGCGTGCGAACCGCGACGGAGCGTTGTCGCCGTCGAGCCCCGCGGGGCGCGGCAGCTTCAACGCCACGCGCTGATCGAGGTGCAGGTGCATGGCCACGACCGCGCACCCCTCGCCCTGCCCCTCGCCCTGCCCCTCGCCCTGCCCCTCGCCCCCAGAGCTGAGGGCGCCTTCGACTCGATACTTCCGCGCGACGATCGTCCCTGGTGCGGGCGCTCGACTCATGGGCCCTCCCCTCTCCTTCGCGTTGGCGCCGCAGCCTGACCGCGGCACCACGCGCCCCCTCGGTCCACGCCGAGCACTTGCATCATGCACGGTCGAGCTGCAGCCGCCAATGGCGCCTTCCCGCAAGACGCGAGACGGTCTAATTCGACCAGGCGCCCAGCCGCGGCGCACGGCGCCCTTTCGAGGCCCGGCCGCCGTCTGCTACCCTCTCGCGCATGGTGGGAAAGGCGAGCACGGCGACCGAGGCGAGCACGGCGAGCGGCGCGGCCACACCGCCCGGCAAGCCCAGGGCGATGTGGCTCGCGCTCGGCGTGGTCGCGCTCGGCCTCGGGGGCCTCATGATGCCCATCAAGTCCGAGCTTCCGCCCAGCAGCGCGACGAAGGTGCCCCGAATGGATCTCTCCTCGTTCTCCGGCGCGAAGCCGGCCAGGCCGCTGCGTCTCCTCTTCGTGCACCACTCGTCGGGCGGGCAGCTCTTCGCCGACAAGGGCGCCGAGAACGAGCGCGCGAACTGCATCCTCGAGACCCACCCGAACGGCGGCGGCTTACGCAAGCGCCTGACCGGAATGGGCTACGAGGTGCACGAGGCCTCCTACGGGAGCGAGGTCGGCGATAAAACAGACCTCTTCGACTGGAAGCCCAAGTTCTCGCAGAAGATGGAGAAGGTCCTCACGGTCGATGAAAACGACCGGTTCCTCGCGGCGGGCAAGAAGCACGACGTGGTCATGTTCAAGTCCTGCTACCCGAACAACCGCTTCGTGACCCGCGGCGAGGGTCCGGGCGACCCCGCCGGCCCCGAGCTCACCGTGGTGAACGCGAAGGCGACGCTCCGCGCGCTCCTCGACGACTTCAAGAAGCACCCCGACACGCTCTTCGTGTACGTGACCGCGCCGCCGAACGCGCCGCCCGGCAGCGAACGAGCCTTCAAGGTGGTCCTGAAGAAGCTCACGGGGAAGCCCACCGCGGCCGAAGCGGCGCGCGAGCGCGGGCAGCTCGCCCGCGAGCTCAACCAGTGGGTCGTCGCCAGCGACGGATGGCTCAAAGACTACCCCCTGAAGAACGTCGCCGCGTTCGACTACTACGACGTGCTCACGGGCCAGGGGCGCTCCGATCTCACGCTCTACCCCACGGGCGACGGCACCGACGAGCACCCCTCGTCGGAAGGAAACACGAAGGCCGCCGAGGCGTTCCCCGAGCTGCTCAACCGGGCGGTGCGCCGCGCCGGCCTCTCCGACTGAGCCCCGCGAAGACCTCTCTGCGCGCACCCCGCACCGCGCACCGCGCCGCCGCGATCCCCACAGAACCCGAACCCCGAAGCGAGGACCTCCTCCCGATGGCCTACGTCGCGCAGCCACTCGATCTCGACACGCAACGAGACGTTCTCACCGCCCTCTGGGAGGAGAACCTCTCCGATCCCGGCATCGCGACCGCGAAGGAGCGCCGCGTCACCTGGCTCTATGGCGAGAACCCGGCGGGCCCCTCGCGCACGTTCCTCGTGAACGACGACAAAGACGGCCTCATCGGCTGCGCCTCGGCTTACCCGCGGCGGGTGGTGTTCGGTGCCCACGAAGTGCGCGCGGGGGTGCTCTCCGACTTCGCGGTGAAGCGCGCTCACCGCGCCGCCGGCGCCGCTGTGACCGTGCAGCGCACGATCGCCCAGGCAGCCAAGGAGGAGAGCACGGCGCTGCTCTACGGATACCCCAACAAGGCGTCGACTCCCATCTTCAAGCGCATTGGCTATAAGGTCGTCGGCGAGGCGAGCGACTACATCAAGCCGCTCCGCGCGGGGGCCTACCTCGAGCGGCTCATCAAGCCCCAGGTCGAGAGGCGGGCCCCGGCGCTCGCGCCGTACTTGGAGGGCCCCGCGCTCGAGTCGATCACCGCCGTGGGTGGCGTGCTCGCGGACCTCGCCGTAGGCGCCGCCGAGCGCGTCGCGCGCTACGGGCTCGGCTTCGACCTCCTGTTCGAGGACTCGTCCCGGGTCGACGCGCGCTACGACGCGCTCTGGGAGCGCGCGCGCGGCCAGGTCGCGATCGAGCAGCCCCGCGACGCGGCCTACCTCAACTGGCGCTACGCCGACTTCACGACGGCGCGCTACCGCTTCTTCTCCGCCGCCTCGCGCAGCAGCGGGCAGGTGGTCGGCTTCGTCGTGTACACCCTCCAGAACGGGTGGGTGAACGTCGCCGATCTCTTCGTCGAGAGCGCGGTGGTGCACCAAGACCCCCTCCTCGCGGCGTTCGCGAGCGCGATGCGGGGCGAGGGGCACAAGGCCATCTGCATCGCCCACGTGGGCACGAAGGCGCTGGCTCCCCGCCTCGAGCGCCACGGCTTCGTCGCCCGACCCAACGGGCGCTTCCTGATGGCGCAAGTGCTCGACGCCGCTCCCTCCGAGCTGCGGACGGCGGCGCTCGACATCGAGAGCTGGTCGATGTTCGACGGCGAGCTCGACATCTAGTCCGTGTCTTCACTGCGGCTCCCCAGAGGACTGGGCGACTCGTTTGGATGGCCGCGCTTCCCCCGCAGACGTGACGTGAGGAGTCTTTCCATGGTCGTGCCCGTTGCGTTCGTCGTGAACAACTTCGACGTCGGAGGCCTCGAGAAGGTCGTGCTGAGCCTCATCCGCACGCTCGACCGCGCCAAGTTCGAGCCCTTCGCGGTGTGCGTCGACGGGCGCGGGAAGCTGTTCGACGACGTACCGCTGCCCGCCGACCACATGCTCGTGCTCGACAAGTCCAGGGCCCGCAAGATCGGCCCGTTCTCCTTCGACCCCACCGTGCTCACCCGCATGGCGCGCTTCTTCTTCGAGCGCGACATCCGCATCGTCCACGCGCACAACCTCGCCCCGCTCGTGTTCTCCGGCGTCGCCGCGCGGCTCGTGCTCCCGCGACCGAAGCTGGTCTACTCCGAGCACAACCAGATCTACAGCGCGAGCGAGACCCACGCGAGGCGCTTCGGCTACTACGTCAAGCTCGCGGACCGCGTGGTGGCGGTCTCCGAAGACCTCCAGCGCACCCTCTCGCGGCGCGTCGGCCTCACGAAGAACGTGTCGGTCATTCACAACGGCATCGACGGCCGGCGCTTCACTCGCGACGAGGGCGCGATCGCGCGCATTCGCGCGGAGCTCGGCGTAGGCCCCGACGAACACCTCGTGGGTACGGCCGTGGTGCTCTCGAAGCAGAAGGGCATCGTGCACCTGCTCGGGGCGGCGGAGCGCGTGCTCGCGAAGGACCCCAAGGTGCGCTTCGCGATCGCCGGCGACGGCCCGCTCCGCGCGGAGCTCGAGGCCGATCTCGCGCGTCGTGGCCTGGGCGACCGCGTGCGGTTCTTGGGGTATCGCTCCGACATCCCGCAGTTCGTGTCGGCGCTCGACACCTACGTGCTCTCGTCGCTTTGGGAGGGCCTCCCGCTGGCGCTGCTCGAAGGGCTCGCGATCGGCGTGCCCATCGTCGCCACCACGGTCGGCGGCAACCCCGAGGTCATCGTCGAGGGGGAGAACGGCTTCCTCGTGCCACCGCAGGACGACGAGGCGCTCGCCGAGGCGCTCCTGCGCGTGAAGGCGGGAGGCCCGGAGCTCGCGCGGGCGGTGCGCGCGCGGGGTCGGGCGCGGTTCGACGCCAAGTTCAGCGAACAGGCGATGACCCGGGCGCACGAGCGCCTGTTCATGTCGCTGCTCGCGTGACGCCGCGTTGATGACGCCACCTCGCCTGCGGCTCGGGGTCGCGATCGACCTACGTTCGCCCTTCGGGGCTCACTTTGAGGTTCGCTCCGACTGAAACCTGCCGTTCCCACTGGAACGCCC comes from Myxococcales bacterium and encodes:
- a CDS encoding helix-turn-helix transcriptional regulator; the encoded protein is MDDLNHERDASALQAALDALGAPAFVTDRAGRLHEANGAARAMDAADRQAVVAALRDVALQRPSAFEFRVTRLRRPFGAPNEEPLGYLAVLESGAQVGRAGASGRIAAATVQWGLTRRQAEVLAHVARGLATEEVAASIGIAGRTVEHHLTAVFDKAGVVGRAALVAALLEIAPR
- a CDS encoding serine/threonine protein kinase, which produces MSRAPAPGTIVARKYRVEGALSSGGEGQGEGQGEGQGEGCAVVAMHLHLDQRVALKLPRPAGLDGDNAPSRFAREARTAARLRGDHTVQLLDVEQLDDGRPLLVFEYLTGHDLATVAQARGPLPVEEALRYALETCEALAEAHGARVVHGSLRLRRLFLAERPGKRPRVKVLGFGAASADGLSCSAARSGAYRSPEQLISPMHVDARTDQWGLGAALYELLAGARPFDGASTAHMLSAVLMGAPRRLREVRPEVPHGLDDVVLRCLRSTPADRFSDIAVLAAALAPFAAQSDRSSAGVAARLLDNAAASTAPTLPPPADGASAATAANTENGASGSTPGRRSVPPAASASRRPDPREEPTPEGLLREALVESLRPAPRSQTSGSDRPGRAGLTEVHRKPDGPRDPRREAE
- a CDS encoding GNAT family N-acetyltransferase, encoding MAYVAQPLDLDTQRDVLTALWEENLSDPGIATAKERRVTWLYGENPAGPSRTFLVNDDKDGLIGCASAYPRRVVFGAHEVRAGVLSDFAVKRAHRAAGAAVTVQRTIAQAAKEESTALLYGYPNKASTPIFKRIGYKVVGEASDYIKPLRAGAYLERLIKPQVERRAPALAPYLEGPALESITAVGGVLADLAVGAAERVARYGLGFDLLFEDSSRVDARYDALWERARGQVAIEQPRDAAYLNWRYADFTTARYRFFSAASRSSGQVVGFVVYTLQNGWVNVADLFVESAVVHQDPLLAAFASAMRGEGHKAICIAHVGTKALAPRLERHGFVARPNGRFLMAQVLDAAPSELRTAALDIESWSMFDGELDI
- a CDS encoding glycosyltransferase, which encodes MVVPVAFVVNNFDVGGLEKVVLSLIRTLDRAKFEPFAVCVDGRGKLFDDVPLPADHMLVLDKSRARKIGPFSFDPTVLTRMARFFFERDIRIVHAHNLAPLVFSGVAARLVLPRPKLVYSEHNQIYSASETHARRFGYYVKLADRVVAVSEDLQRTLSRRVGLTKNVSVIHNGIDGRRFTRDEGAIARIRAELGVGPDEHLVGTAVVLSKQKGIVHLLGAAERVLAKDPKVRFAIAGDGPLRAELEADLARRGLGDRVRFLGYRSDIPQFVSALDTYVLSSLWEGLPLALLEGLAIGVPIVATTVGGNPEVIVEGENGFLVPPQDDEALAEALLRVKAGGPELARAVRARGRARFDAKFSEQAMTRAHERLFMSLLA